Proteins encoded in a region of the Cupriavidus pauculus genome:
- a CDS encoding endo alpha-1,4 polygalactosaminidase, whose protein sequence is MFGKFTSQAFVCLLTACASGALTACGGGGDDSGGSTVRVSDSSGTNTTSGTTSGTASGGSNGSGNTGTGNTGSGNAGSGNTGNTNAGTQPTTSRWVPQLGDTWQLQLQGTANIGYNAAVYDIDMYDTPQATINLLKSQGKRVVCYFSAGSSENWRADFGQFQASDMGNGLSGWPGERWLDTRSANVRAIMAARMDMAKAKGCDGIDTDNVDGYTNNTGLPLTAATQLDYNRYLAAQAHARGLAIGLKNDVDQVAQLASDFDFAVNEQCFQYNECGVYSAFTTQGKPVFQVEYDTKYKVDATRAPLCASARALNLRTLVLPLSLNDGYRYSCD, encoded by the coding sequence ATGTTTGGCAAATTCACAAGCCAGGCCTTCGTGTGCCTGCTGACCGCATGCGCGAGCGGTGCGCTCACCGCATGCGGCGGTGGCGGGGATGATTCGGGCGGTTCGACCGTGCGCGTGAGCGATAGCTCTGGTACCAATACGACCTCCGGGACGACCTCCGGAACGGCATCCGGTGGATCGAACGGCAGCGGAAATACCGGCACGGGGAATACCGGCAGCGGGAATGCCGGCAGCGGGAATACCGGCAATACCAACGCCGGCACGCAACCCACGACCTCGCGCTGGGTGCCGCAGCTTGGCGATACCTGGCAGCTGCAATTGCAGGGCACGGCCAATATCGGCTACAACGCGGCCGTGTACGACATCGACATGTACGACACGCCGCAGGCGACCATCAATCTGCTGAAGTCGCAGGGCAAGCGCGTGGTCTGCTATTTCTCCGCGGGCAGCAGCGAGAACTGGCGCGCGGACTTCGGGCAGTTCCAGGCCAGCGACATGGGCAACGGTCTCTCGGGCTGGCCCGGCGAACGCTGGCTCGATACGCGTTCGGCCAACGTGCGCGCGATCATGGCGGCGCGCATGGATATGGCCAAGGCCAAGGGTTGCGACGGCATCGACACCGACAACGTCGATGGCTATACCAACAACACGGGCCTGCCGCTCACGGCCGCCACGCAGCTCGACTACAACCGCTATCTGGCCGCGCAGGCGCATGCGCGCGGGCTGGCCATCGGGCTCAAGAACGACGTGGATCAGGTGGCGCAGCTTGCCTCGGACTTCGACTTCGCCGTCAACGAGCAGTGCTTCCAGTACAACGAGTGCGGGGTGTACTCCGCGTTCACCACGCAGGGCAAGCCGGTGTTTCAGGTGGAGTACGACACGAAGTACAAGGTTGATGCCACGCGCGCGCCGTTGTGCGCCTCGGCGCGGGCGTTGAATCTGCGAACGTTGGTGCTGCCGCTGAGCCTCAACGACGGATACCGCTACAGCTGCGATTGA
- a CDS encoding M48 family metallopeptidase, with the protein MRFLGGYPANVLDQVRAMMAAGKLGEHIARRYPQRHTVQTDRALYDYTTELKQEYLRSAPPLHKVGYDARLDTAQHALGLHTAISRVQGGKLKAKKEIRVASLFKDAPPEFLRMIVVHELAHLKESDHNKAFYRLCEHMEPHYHQLEFDTRLYLAWRELDAAQGKAPAQSQL; encoded by the coding sequence ATGCGTTTTCTGGGGGGATACCCGGCGAACGTGCTCGACCAGGTGCGCGCGATGATGGCTGCCGGCAAGCTCGGCGAGCATATTGCGCGGCGGTATCCGCAGCGGCATACCGTGCAGACGGACCGCGCGCTCTACGACTACACCACCGAGCTGAAGCAGGAATACCTGCGCAGCGCGCCGCCGCTGCACAAGGTGGGCTATGACGCGCGGCTCGATACCGCGCAGCATGCGCTCGGCCTGCATACCGCGATCTCCCGCGTGCAGGGCGGCAAGCTGAAAGCCAAGAAGGAAATCCGCGTGGCGTCGCTGTTCAAGGACGCGCCGCCGGAATTCCTGCGCATGATCGTCGTGCATGAACTCGCTCACCTGAAGGAGAGCGATCACAACAAGGCGTTCTACCGGCTCTGCGAACATATGGAGCCGCACTACCATCAGCTCGAGTTCGACACCCGCCTGTATCTGGCGTGGCGCGAACTCGATGCGGCGCAGGGCAAGGCGCCGGCTCAATCGCAGCTGTAG
- the ettA gene encoding energy-dependent translational throttle protein EttA, translating to MAQYVFTMNRVGKIVPPKRHILKDISLSFFPGAKIGVLGLNGSGKSTLLKIMAGLDQEIEGEATPMPNLNIGYLSQEPELDPEQTVRESVEAALGGVFEARKKLDEIYAAYAEPDADFDALAAEQAKYEAILSASDGNNAELQLDIAADALRLPAWDAKVGNLSGGEKRRVALCRLLLSRPDMLLLDEPTNHLDAESVDWLEQFLTRFPGTVVAVTHDRYFLDNAAEWILELDRGHGIPWKGNYSSWLDQKENRLKQEEASESARQKALQKELEWVRQNPKGRQAKSKARLARFDELNSQEYQKRNETQEIFIPVGERLGNEVIEFDGVSKAYGDRLLIDNLSFKVPPGAIVGIIGPNGAGKSTFFRMITGKETPDSGEIKIGPTVKLAYVDQSRDALDGTKTVFEEISGGADVLTVGRYETPSRAYIGRFNFKGGDQQKQVGTLSGGERGRLHMAKTLIAGGNVLLLDEPSNDLDVETLRALEDALLEFAGCVMVISHDRWFLDRIATHILAFEGDSHVEFFAGNYQEYEADKKRRLGEEAAKPKRIRYKPITR from the coding sequence ATGGCTCAGTACGTTTTCACCATGAATCGCGTGGGCAAGATCGTTCCGCCCAAGCGTCACATTCTCAAGGACATCTCGCTGTCGTTCTTTCCGGGCGCCAAGATCGGCGTGCTGGGCCTGAACGGCTCGGGCAAGTCCACGCTGCTGAAGATCATGGCGGGCCTCGATCAGGAGATCGAGGGCGAAGCCACGCCGATGCCGAACCTCAATATCGGCTATCTGTCGCAGGAGCCCGAGCTCGATCCCGAGCAGACCGTGCGCGAGTCCGTGGAAGCGGCGCTCGGCGGCGTGTTCGAGGCACGCAAGAAGCTCGACGAGATCTACGCCGCGTATGCCGAGCCCGATGCGGACTTCGACGCGTTGGCCGCCGAGCAGGCCAAGTACGAGGCGATCCTGTCGGCCAGCGACGGCAACAATGCCGAACTGCAGCTCGATATCGCGGCCGATGCGCTGCGCCTGCCGGCGTGGGATGCCAAGGTCGGCAACCTGTCCGGCGGTGAAAAGCGCCGTGTCGCGCTGTGCCGCTTGCTGCTGTCGCGCCCCGACATGCTGCTGCTCGACGAACCGACCAACCACCTGGATGCGGAATCGGTCGATTGGCTCGAGCAGTTCCTTACGCGCTTCCCGGGTACCGTGGTGGCCGTGACCCACGATCGCTACTTCCTCGACAACGCGGCCGAGTGGATTCTCGAACTCGACCGTGGCCATGGCATTCCCTGGAAGGGCAACTACAGCTCGTGGCTGGACCAGAAGGAAAATCGCCTGAAGCAGGAAGAGGCAAGCGAGTCCGCGCGCCAGAAGGCACTGCAGAAGGAACTGGAGTGGGTGCGCCAGAACCCGAAGGGCCGTCAGGCCAAGTCGAAGGCGCGTCTCGCGCGGTTCGACGAACTGAACAGCCAGGAATACCAGAAGCGCAACGAGACGCAGGAAATCTTTATCCCGGTGGGCGAGCGCCTGGGTAACGAGGTCATCGAGTTCGACGGCGTGAGCAAGGCCTATGGCGACCGCCTGCTGATCGACAACCTGAGCTTCAAGGTGCCGCCGGGCGCCATCGTCGGCATCATCGGCCCGAACGGCGCCGGCAAGTCGACGTTCTTCCGCATGATCACGGGCAAGGAAACGCCGGATAGCGGCGAGATCAAGATCGGGCCGACCGTGAAGCTCGCGTACGTGGACCAGAGCCGCGATGCGCTCGATGGCACCAAGACCGTGTTCGAGGAAATCTCGGGCGGCGCGGACGTGCTGACCGTGGGCCGCTACGAAACGCCGTCGCGCGCCTATATCGGCCGCTTCAACTTCAAGGGCGGCGACCAGCAGAAGCAGGTGGGCACGCTGTCGGGCGGCGAGCGCGGCCGTCTGCATATGGCCAAGACGCTGATCGCGGGCGGCAACGTGCTGCTGCTGGATGAACCGTCGAACGACCTCGACGTGGAAACGCTGCGCGCGCTGGAAGATGCGCTGCTCGAGTTCGCGGGCTGCGTGATGGTCATCTCCCACGATCGCTGGTTCCTCGATCGTATCGCCACGCACATCCTCGCGTTCGAAGGCGATTCGCACGTGGAGTTCTTCGCGGGCAACTATCAGGAGTACGAGGCGGACAAGAAGCGCCGCCTTGGCGAAGAGGCCGCGAAGCCGAAGCGTATCCGCTACAAGCCCATCACGCGTTGA
- a CDS encoding metallophosphoesterase, with protein MRPRRAILFSALTPILLHSYIGFRLVPDLPGPMAIKVAFAIFLAISALLVPAGMRARRYEPPWADRISWIGMLAMGLFSSLLVLTFLRDIFLLVSLLAGWHTPALLETSAVVPPVLALVVSAIGFFNARGVAKVVEVDVPVAGLPAALQGFTIAQISDIHVGPTIKGPYIDRIVDRVNGLDADAVAITGDLVDGSVRDLSRHTAPLGRLASRHGTFVVTGNHEYYAGAEAWIDELRRIGLRVLLNEHVVVERDGASLVLGGVTDFTAGQFIPSHRSDPVQALTGAPADAAVRVLLAHQPRSAPAAAAAGFDLQLSGHTHGGQFWPWNLFVPMQQPYVHGLRRHERMWIYVSRGTGYWGPPKRFGAPSEITRVRLVAAK; from the coding sequence ATGCGTCCGCGCCGCGCGATTCTGTTCTCCGCGCTGACCCCGATCCTGCTGCATTCCTATATCGGCTTCCGGCTCGTGCCGGACCTGCCGGGCCCCATGGCCATCAAGGTCGCGTTTGCGATCTTCCTCGCGATCTCCGCGCTGCTGGTGCCCGCGGGCATGCGCGCGCGACGCTACGAGCCGCCCTGGGCGGACCGTATCAGCTGGATCGGCATGCTGGCGATGGGGCTGTTCTCGTCGCTACTGGTCCTCACGTTCCTGCGCGACATCTTCCTGCTGGTTTCGCTATTGGCTGGATGGCATACACCTGCCTTGCTGGAAACCAGCGCGGTAGTGCCCCCCGTCCTCGCCCTCGTTGTCAGCGCGATCGGTTTCTTCAACGCGCGCGGCGTCGCGAAGGTGGTCGAGGTCGATGTACCCGTGGCGGGGCTGCCGGCCGCGCTCCAGGGGTTCACCATCGCGCAGATCAGCGATATTCACGTGGGGCCGACGATCAAGGGCCCGTATATCGACCGCATCGTCGATCGCGTGAACGGCCTCGATGCCGATGCGGTGGCCATTACCGGGGACCTCGTCGATGGCAGCGTGCGCGACCTGTCGCGGCATACGGCGCCGCTGGGACGGCTCGCCTCGCGTCACGGCACCTTCGTGGTGACGGGCAACCATGAGTATTACGCGGGCGCGGAAGCGTGGATCGACGAGCTTCGGCGCATCGGCCTGCGCGTCCTGCTCAACGAACATGTGGTGGTGGAGCGCGACGGCGCGTCGCTGGTGCTGGGGGGCGTGACGGATTTCACCGCTGGCCAGTTCATCCCGAGCCATCGGAGCGACCCTGTGCAGGCGCTCACCGGGGCGCCGGCCGATGCGGCCGTACGCGTGCTGCTGGCCCATCAACCGCGCAGCGCGCCCGCCGCGGCGGCGGCCGGATTCGACTTGCAGTTGTCGGGACACACGCATGGCGGCCAGTTCTGGCCATGGAACCTGTTCGTCCCGATGCAGCAGCCGTATGTGCACGGGCTGCGGCGGCATGAGCGGATGTGGATCTACGTCAGCCGCGGCACCGGATACTGGGGCCCGCCGAAACGGTTCGGCGCCCCATCGGAGATCACCCGGGTGCGGCTCGTTGCGGCCAAATGA